A stretch of the Papaver somniferum cultivar HN1 chromosome 6, ASM357369v1, whole genome shotgun sequence genome encodes the following:
- the LOC113288444 gene encoding 50S ribosomal protein L3-2, chloroplastic-like → MAATSRGLISKLGSSLPSITTRGVYQFRRLFSSESLVDDSNGSEARTRVMTPNSRRTGAIAVKCGMTAVWDKWGARVPITILWLDDNIVSQVKTIDKEGITSLQVGCGQKKEKHLTKPEVGHFRAQGVPMKRKLREFPVTEDGLLPVGTPITVRHFVPGQYLDVTAINLGKGFQGVMKRHGFAGGPESHGSSKFHRGPGSTGQRDAPGKVFKGRKMPGRMGGVQITVKNVWVYKIDPARNLMWVRGQVPGAEGNFVALKDAWYKKPNISTLPFPTYFPPPEEETSELEPLVADLGELDPFMAAD, encoded by the exons ATGGCTGCTACATCAAGAGGTCtcatttcaaaacttggatcatCTCTACCATCGATAACAACAAGAGGGGTATATCAGTTTAGAAGATTATTCAGTTCAGAGTCATTGGTTGATGATAGTAATGGATCAGAAGCAAGAACAAGAGTAATGACACCAAATTCAAGAAGAACGGGAGCAATAGCTGTCAAGTGTGGAATGACTGCAGTTTGGGATAAATGGGGAGCTAGGGTTCCAATTACTATACTCTGGTTAGATGATAATATTGTTTCTCAAGTTAAAACTATTGATAAAGAAGGGATTACATCTTTACAG GTTGGGTGTgggcaaaaaaaggaaaaacatttgACAAAACCTGAGGTTGGTCATTTTAGAGCTCAAGGTGTGCCAATGAAGAGGAAACTGAGGGAATTTCCAGTAACTGAAGATGGACTTTTGCCTGTTGGTACTCCTATCACTGTCCGTCATTTCGTTCCGGGGCAATACCTTGATGTTACAGCAATAAACCTTGGTAAAGGTTTTCAG GGTGTAATGAAAAGACACGGTTTTGCGGGAGGGCCTGAATCTCATGGTTCATCAAAATTCCATAGAGGTCCTGGTTCTACTGGTCAAAGGGATGCTCCTGGAAAG GTTTTCAAGGGGAGAAAGATGCCTGGGCGAATGGGTGGGGTGCAAATCACGGTGAAAAATGTTTGGGTCTACAAAATTGATCCAGCAAGGAACTTGATGTGGGTGAGAGGCCAG GTTCCTGGTGCAGAAGGAAACTTTGTAGCTTTAAAGGATGCTTGGTACAAGAAACCAAAtatctcaactcttccattcccAACTTACTTTCCCCCCCCAGAAGAAGAAACATCAGAACTGGAACCTCTTGTTGCTGATCTTGGAGAACTAGATCCGTTTATGGCTGCAGATTAA
- the LOC113288447 gene encoding probable sphingolipid transporter spinster homolog 2 isoform X1, with translation MGEAAAKSSEAEESGNTSSVVVVVPQETESESAMRTIPVEGSSSSKSSSPSWCTPIRLLVIFCVINMLNYIDRGVIASNGVNGDRKKCDKNGVCTAGTGIQGTFDLNNFEDGVLSSAFMVGLLVASPIFASLAKSHNPFRLIGVGLAVWTLATAGCGGSFNYWSIAVCRMLVGVGEASFISLAAPFIDDSAPAAQKTVWLALFYMCIPTGIAIGYVYGGLVGNHLGWRYAFFGEAILMLPFAVLGFVMKPLQLKGFSEAAKTLTSAEIVEPVSGVKAAEDARGKDDVPARQGQFSGKIPKKTSWSKCTFRQISRFGKDMKVLLLEKVYLVNVLGYVAYTFVIGAYSYWGPKAGYSIYQMTNADMTFGGITIICGIVGTLAGGFFLDRISSTINNAFKLLSGATILGGVLCFGSFCFKSMYGFIALFALGQLFLFAAQAPVNFVCLHCVKPSLRPISMAMSTVAIHIFGDVPSSPLVGLLQDHLNNWRSTALILTSIFSVAAGVWFIGVFLHSVDRFNEEENEEENADMVKSLTTKTSVEENPKRVEPSEP, from the exons ATGGGGGAAGCAGCAGCAAAATCCTCTGAAGCTGAGGAATCTGGGAATACTTCttctgtggtggtggtggtacctCAAGAAACAGAGTCAGAATCGGCAATGAGAACGATTCCGGTTGAGGGGTCATCTTCTTCCAAGAGTAGTAGTCCTTCTTGGTGTACCCCCATTAG gttgctTGTGATCTTTTGTGTGATAAACATGTTAAATTATATTGACCGGGGAGTAATTGCAAGCAATGGTGTGAATGGAGACCGTAAGAAGTGTGACAAAAATGGTGTGTGCACTGCTGGGACCGGAATTCA GGGAACCTTCGACTTAAACAATTTCGAGGATGGAGTTTTGTCATCTGCTTTCATGGTTGGCCTTCTGGTGGCCTCTCCAATCTTCGCATCCTTAGCAAAGAG CCACAATCCTTTTAGGCTTATTGGTGTTGGATTAGCTGTTTGGACCTTAGCTACAGCCGGTTGTGGTGGTTCATTCAATTATTGGAGCATTGCAGTTTGTCGCAT GTTGGTAGGTGTTGGTGAGGCTTCTTTTATAAGCCTCGCGGCTCCTTTTATTGATGACAGTGCTCCAGCTGCTCAG AAAACAGTATGGCTTGCGCTCTTTTATATGTGTATACCGACTGGAATTGCAATTGGCTATGTCTACGGTGGATTG GTCGGAAATCATCTTGGTTGGCGTTATGCTTTCTTCGGTGAAGCAATTCTGATGCTCCCTTTTGCTGTTCTTGGCTTTGTTATGAAGCCTTTGCAGTTGAAAG GTTTTAGTGAAGCAGCCAAGACTCTGACCTCTGCAGAGATAGTTGAACCTGTATCTGGAGTGAAAG CAGCAGAGGATGCTAGGGGCAAAGATGATGTCCCAGCTAGACAGGGGCAGTTCAGCGGCAAGATCCCAAAGAAAACATCTTG GTCAAAGTGTACTTTCCGTCAGATTTCAAGGTTCGGGAAAGATATGAAAGTGCTCTTGCTTGAAAAGGTTTATCTGGTTAATGTTCTAG GTTACGTAGCATACACCTTTGTTATAGGGGCTTACTCGTACTGGGGGCCAAAGGCTGGTTACAGTATTTATCAGATG ACCAATGCCGATATGACGTTTGGGGGGATCACAATCATTTGTGGAATAGTTGGAACGCTGGCTGGAGGTTTCTTCCTTGATCGAATAAGTTCCACAATTAACAATGCATTTAAG CTTCTTTCTGGAGCAACGATTCTAGGAGGTGTACTTTGCTTTGGTTCCTTTTGCTTCAAGAGCATGTATGGATTCATAGCTCTTTTCGCACTCGGTCAACTGTTTCTCTTTGCAGCTCAG GCACCTGTAAATTTCGTATGTCTTCATTGTGTTAAACCCAGTTTGAGGCCGATCTCTATGGCAATGTCTACAGTTGCAATTCATATATTTGGTGATGTTCCTTCTTCACCACTTGTTGGGCTCCTTCAG GATCATCTCAACAATTGGAGGAGCACTGCACTTATTCTCACATCGATCTTTTCTGTAGCAGCAGGTGTATGGTTTATAG GGGTGTTTCTTCACAGCGTGGACAGATTCAATGAGGAGGAGAACGAGGAAGAGAATGCTGACATGGTCAAGAGCTTGACCACGAAAACATCGGTTGAAGAGAACCCCAAAAGAGTAGAGCCTTCTGAACCATGA
- the LOC113288447 gene encoding probable sphingolipid transporter spinster homolog 2 isoform X2, with the protein MGEAAAKSSEAEESGNTSSVVVVVPQETESESAMRTIPVEGSSSSKSSSPSWCTPIRLLVIFCVINMLNYIDRGVIASNGVNGDRKKCDKNGVCTAGTGIQGTFDLNNFEDGVLSSAFMVGLLVASPIFASLAKSHNPFRLIGVGLAVWTLATAGCGGSFNYWSIAVCRMLVGVGEASFISLAAPFIDDSAPAAQKTVWLALFYMCIPTGIAIGYVYGGLVGNHLGWRYAFFGEAILMLPFAVLGFVMKPLQLKGFSEAAKTLTSAEIVEPVSGVKAEDARGKDDVPARQGQFSGKIPKKTSWSKCTFRQISRFGKDMKVLLLEKVYLVNVLGYVAYTFVIGAYSYWGPKAGYSIYQMTNADMTFGGITIICGIVGTLAGGFFLDRISSTINNAFKLLSGATILGGVLCFGSFCFKSMYGFIALFALGQLFLFAAQAPVNFVCLHCVKPSLRPISMAMSTVAIHIFGDVPSSPLVGLLQDHLNNWRSTALILTSIFSVAAGVWFIGVFLHSVDRFNEEENEEENADMVKSLTTKTSVEENPKRVEPSEP; encoded by the exons ATGGGGGAAGCAGCAGCAAAATCCTCTGAAGCTGAGGAATCTGGGAATACTTCttctgtggtggtggtggtacctCAAGAAACAGAGTCAGAATCGGCAATGAGAACGATTCCGGTTGAGGGGTCATCTTCTTCCAAGAGTAGTAGTCCTTCTTGGTGTACCCCCATTAG gttgctTGTGATCTTTTGTGTGATAAACATGTTAAATTATATTGACCGGGGAGTAATTGCAAGCAATGGTGTGAATGGAGACCGTAAGAAGTGTGACAAAAATGGTGTGTGCACTGCTGGGACCGGAATTCA GGGAACCTTCGACTTAAACAATTTCGAGGATGGAGTTTTGTCATCTGCTTTCATGGTTGGCCTTCTGGTGGCCTCTCCAATCTTCGCATCCTTAGCAAAGAG CCACAATCCTTTTAGGCTTATTGGTGTTGGATTAGCTGTTTGGACCTTAGCTACAGCCGGTTGTGGTGGTTCATTCAATTATTGGAGCATTGCAGTTTGTCGCAT GTTGGTAGGTGTTGGTGAGGCTTCTTTTATAAGCCTCGCGGCTCCTTTTATTGATGACAGTGCTCCAGCTGCTCAG AAAACAGTATGGCTTGCGCTCTTTTATATGTGTATACCGACTGGAATTGCAATTGGCTATGTCTACGGTGGATTG GTCGGAAATCATCTTGGTTGGCGTTATGCTTTCTTCGGTGAAGCAATTCTGATGCTCCCTTTTGCTGTTCTTGGCTTTGTTATGAAGCCTTTGCAGTTGAAAG GTTTTAGTGAAGCAGCCAAGACTCTGACCTCTGCAGAGATAGTTGAACCTGTATCTGGAGTGAAAG CAGAGGATGCTAGGGGCAAAGATGATGTCCCAGCTAGACAGGGGCAGTTCAGCGGCAAGATCCCAAAGAAAACATCTTG GTCAAAGTGTACTTTCCGTCAGATTTCAAGGTTCGGGAAAGATATGAAAGTGCTCTTGCTTGAAAAGGTTTATCTGGTTAATGTTCTAG GTTACGTAGCATACACCTTTGTTATAGGGGCTTACTCGTACTGGGGGCCAAAGGCTGGTTACAGTATTTATCAGATG ACCAATGCCGATATGACGTTTGGGGGGATCACAATCATTTGTGGAATAGTTGGAACGCTGGCTGGAGGTTTCTTCCTTGATCGAATAAGTTCCACAATTAACAATGCATTTAAG CTTCTTTCTGGAGCAACGATTCTAGGAGGTGTACTTTGCTTTGGTTCCTTTTGCTTCAAGAGCATGTATGGATTCATAGCTCTTTTCGCACTCGGTCAACTGTTTCTCTTTGCAGCTCAG GCACCTGTAAATTTCGTATGTCTTCATTGTGTTAAACCCAGTTTGAGGCCGATCTCTATGGCAATGTCTACAGTTGCAATTCATATATTTGGTGATGTTCCTTCTTCACCACTTGTTGGGCTCCTTCAG GATCATCTCAACAATTGGAGGAGCACTGCACTTATTCTCACATCGATCTTTTCTGTAGCAGCAGGTGTATGGTTTATAG GGGTGTTTCTTCACAGCGTGGACAGATTCAATGAGGAGGAGAACGAGGAAGAGAATGCTGACATGGTCAAGAGCTTGACCACGAAAACATCGGTTGAAGAGAACCCCAAAAGAGTAGAGCCTTCTGAACCATGA
- the LOC113288447 gene encoding probable sphingolipid transporter spinster homolog 2 isoform X3 — translation MGEAAAKSSEAEESGNTSSVVVVVPQETESESAMRTIPVEGSSSSKSSSPSWCTPIRLLVIFCVINMLNYIDRGVIASNGVNGDRKKCDKNGVCTAGTGIQGTFDLNNFEDGVLSSAFMVGLLVASPIFASLAKSHNPFRLIGVGLAVWTLATAGCGGSFNYWSIAVCRMLVGVGEASFISLAAPFIDDSAPAAQKTVWLALFYMCIPTGIAIGYVYGGLVGNHLGWRYAFFGEAILMLPFAVLGFVMKPLQLKGFSEAAKTLTSAEIVEPVSGVKEDARGKDDVPARQGQFSGKIPKKTSWSKCTFRQISRFGKDMKVLLLEKVYLVNVLGYVAYTFVIGAYSYWGPKAGYSIYQMTNADMTFGGITIICGIVGTLAGGFFLDRISSTINNAFKLLSGATILGGVLCFGSFCFKSMYGFIALFALGQLFLFAAQAPVNFVCLHCVKPSLRPISMAMSTVAIHIFGDVPSSPLVGLLQDHLNNWRSTALILTSIFSVAAGVWFIGVFLHSVDRFNEEENEEENADMVKSLTTKTSVEENPKRVEPSEP, via the exons ATGGGGGAAGCAGCAGCAAAATCCTCTGAAGCTGAGGAATCTGGGAATACTTCttctgtggtggtggtggtacctCAAGAAACAGAGTCAGAATCGGCAATGAGAACGATTCCGGTTGAGGGGTCATCTTCTTCCAAGAGTAGTAGTCCTTCTTGGTGTACCCCCATTAG gttgctTGTGATCTTTTGTGTGATAAACATGTTAAATTATATTGACCGGGGAGTAATTGCAAGCAATGGTGTGAATGGAGACCGTAAGAAGTGTGACAAAAATGGTGTGTGCACTGCTGGGACCGGAATTCA GGGAACCTTCGACTTAAACAATTTCGAGGATGGAGTTTTGTCATCTGCTTTCATGGTTGGCCTTCTGGTGGCCTCTCCAATCTTCGCATCCTTAGCAAAGAG CCACAATCCTTTTAGGCTTATTGGTGTTGGATTAGCTGTTTGGACCTTAGCTACAGCCGGTTGTGGTGGTTCATTCAATTATTGGAGCATTGCAGTTTGTCGCAT GTTGGTAGGTGTTGGTGAGGCTTCTTTTATAAGCCTCGCGGCTCCTTTTATTGATGACAGTGCTCCAGCTGCTCAG AAAACAGTATGGCTTGCGCTCTTTTATATGTGTATACCGACTGGAATTGCAATTGGCTATGTCTACGGTGGATTG GTCGGAAATCATCTTGGTTGGCGTTATGCTTTCTTCGGTGAAGCAATTCTGATGCTCCCTTTTGCTGTTCTTGGCTTTGTTATGAAGCCTTTGCAGTTGAAAG GTTTTAGTGAAGCAGCCAAGACTCTGACCTCTGCAGAGATAGTTGAACCTGTATCTGGAGTGAAAG AGGATGCTAGGGGCAAAGATGATGTCCCAGCTAGACAGGGGCAGTTCAGCGGCAAGATCCCAAAGAAAACATCTTG GTCAAAGTGTACTTTCCGTCAGATTTCAAGGTTCGGGAAAGATATGAAAGTGCTCTTGCTTGAAAAGGTTTATCTGGTTAATGTTCTAG GTTACGTAGCATACACCTTTGTTATAGGGGCTTACTCGTACTGGGGGCCAAAGGCTGGTTACAGTATTTATCAGATG ACCAATGCCGATATGACGTTTGGGGGGATCACAATCATTTGTGGAATAGTTGGAACGCTGGCTGGAGGTTTCTTCCTTGATCGAATAAGTTCCACAATTAACAATGCATTTAAG CTTCTTTCTGGAGCAACGATTCTAGGAGGTGTACTTTGCTTTGGTTCCTTTTGCTTCAAGAGCATGTATGGATTCATAGCTCTTTTCGCACTCGGTCAACTGTTTCTCTTTGCAGCTCAG GCACCTGTAAATTTCGTATGTCTTCATTGTGTTAAACCCAGTTTGAGGCCGATCTCTATGGCAATGTCTACAGTTGCAATTCATATATTTGGTGATGTTCCTTCTTCACCACTTGTTGGGCTCCTTCAG GATCATCTCAACAATTGGAGGAGCACTGCACTTATTCTCACATCGATCTTTTCTGTAGCAGCAGGTGTATGGTTTATAG GGGTGTTTCTTCACAGCGTGGACAGATTCAATGAGGAGGAGAACGAGGAAGAGAATGCTGACATGGTCAAGAGCTTGACCACGAAAACATCGGTTGAAGAGAACCCCAAAAGAGTAGAGCCTTCTGAACCATGA